A region of the Callithrix jacchus isolate 240 chromosome 10, calJac240_pri, whole genome shotgun sequence genome:
ACAATCTCAGTTAGTGAAGACAATAGTATTCTGgtaccaaaaatagacaaaaacattgaaataaatagaatatacaaGCCAATGTCTCTcatgaatatatatacaaaaatacttaACAAACTTCTGGCATGTCATATCCAACAATATGTAAAAGGACAATACATGAAGACCAATTGGGGTTCATTCTAGGAATGCAGATTAGTTTAACAttgaaaatcaaacattgtaaCTGACCAtattaacagacttaaagaaaaatcatagaCCATCTCAGCAAATGGAGAAAACACATTGGACAATATCCAGATCCATtcctaataaaaactctcaacaactTAGAAGTAAAAGGGGACTTCCTCAACCTGATGAAGGACATCTATGAAAATCCTACACCTAACCTAAGCAAATATCATGAAAACATAAATGCTTGCCCCTAGGATCAAGAACAAGGCATGTATGAAAGAAAGTTATTTGGGATATTGTTGTATTCACCTCTGGAAAGTGCATGTGTCCCAATATTTTAGAATTTGGTaaatttttgaatgaatgtgtgtgtgtgtgtgtgtgagagagagagagacagagtgtgtgtgtgtgtgtgtgtgtgtgtgtgtgtgtgatagacaATGATCTAAGTTCAAAGACCCCAATTTAAAGATTGAAGAATGCTTATCTTAAAGAAAACCTCTTTTGattaaaaactgataaaactCATTCTCAAACACTTGACTCCAAAGCTTATCCAATTCTACAAGATTTCTTGGCCAATGTTACCTTATCACAGCTGTGCTACAGTCTGTGCTATTTTAGGTTTAGTGTTTTCAAACATTCATTCTAACTTACATGGCAGAATTGTTAGTAATAATGTAAGTAGGAGGTGGATATAAAGTTGACAAAACTCTCACAgaacattttcaaagaaatgtcattttattaaaTTCTGGCACTGCCAATGATGGGGGACACAATTATACATTTTACAGATCCTCATCTTATTTAAACAATAGCCTGAAATCACAAATCATTTGTGTATTCATAATTTGAATGCAATTCCTCCTGTGGAAGTCCTTCATTCTCTGAGTCCTTCATTTAGTCAGCTTGATTACACGTATCGTAATTTTGTTTGTACAGTCTACCTTCCAGAGTACTGGTAAACTTCTGCCTTAGAAACTCTATGGCATAGGATAAACAATAGTAAGTTAGCGAGTCACTCTTACAGCATGTCCTTCCCTGCAAATTATCCTGTCCAAGTAATGCTTTTGTTTCCTATCCATTTGACATATATTTATCATAAGGAAACTATCAGCATGTACTATTTTCATTGTAGGAAAGCTAGCAAAATGATATTCTTACATAGTTCtccttttgtgaatattttttttcattttaattaatactAGTTAATTTTCAAGTTCCTCTTCCCTTTAAGTTTCAAGTAAATTTATACTAGTATATATGCCACATCTCCTAAATCTGAAAATCAGACCCAAAGATAGAAAtatctgaaagaagaaaacaattttaacaactttttttccctaaatggatataaaacaaatattcttaTATAGTAATTTTGTTGTGAAGAATGTGTATGTgtcctgttttattttcaaatcctGAATACTGGACTGAACAAATATTTTACCTGGTTCCTTTGCTTAGAGCACTTAAGAGACATAAGGGttctttgctcttcatttttATAAACTAGTTATGCAATGAAACATTTAATAACAATGTAAAGCAGGATATTAAGTAGTGCAATTTTGAAGGACTATTATAAGCCAATGTGTTGGAGAGTCTTTGCTGCCAAAGTGTTAAGGTCAAAGTTGAGAAAAAGAGAGTAACTGGTATTGTACAGTCACAGTCTTCTTCCATAACTTATCCTTTCATTTCTAGAAGGCAGCCATTTAGCAAGATTGAGGAATGGCGTAAGACAAGATCATAGCTTGTTTCAACACCATCTCCCATTCTACATTTGACTCTCACACATTCCACCTTCACTTCAAGTCTACTCTAATAGGAATGATGAATTTGCCTGAACCACTTCCTAGAGATCCATCAATGCCTCTGAAATAATAGAACAAGGGATAACAGCTCTGAATTCTGAATGAGTGCTGCAACTTCactgcatttctttctctctctttttttctttccataaatgATAGGTTCAGTTTCTACATTTACAGAGGACTAGGAACTATTCAAAGGCCAAGGAATCCTTATCTGAAAAAGGACCTCTCTTTATTAAAGGCTTGGGTTTTGAGACCTCTAATATATTGAGTAAAAAGTGGGGGTGGGATCGATGATCTCTAAAGTACTATTGTATAATTGAAATGTGTAGTCTTTAAAAACATATAGATTCAAGTTGAAATCCTGGCTTTAACTATTATGATTGGCATAGCcttataaaacttattttattttacttagtctcagttcccttatctgtatatcataaataacaataaaatattgctacaaaatatatttcttatgagGATTAACATAGACCAAGCAACTAGTACAGTGCTTTGCACACACATATGTCAAAAATGATTAtagttaggggagggatagcagggggtagggggattggggagggataacattaggagaaatggcTAATGTAGATGGTGAGGGGATgaatgcagaaaaccaccatggcatgtgtaaacctatgtaacaatcctgcatgatctgcacatgtatcctagaacttaaagtataataaaacaataaaacatttaaaaatttaaaaatgtaaaaaaagaatgattataGTTACTATTCCCATCCTAATAGTcttataattttttctctttacaaCACTTCTAATCTGATTCTATAAAATGCCTCTTCATCTCCAGTATCTTTACCTAGGTTTAACAATGCTTTTATTATCTCATGTCTCTGATGTTATAATAGTTAATTAACTGGGCAGTATAccaattgttctttttttctttttctttctaatttatctCACAGTTCAGCATTTAAAGAAGTGGCTTCTCAGGATAAAGGTATTTCTACAGAAGACAAGAAGGAGGAAAGTAAACAGCTAGGGCATAATCTGAATCCTTTAGATTGGCATTCAaggacattttcattttatagaatagTTTAGGTGAATACAACACAACTCCCTCCTCCTGTGTGATAAGCTGCTTTAACTAAAACCTTGAgttatcttttataattttgaagtcTAGAAATGCCCTTTCTTTTGTAGTTGGCCTATAAATTCAACAAAGATATTAAAACCTTGCTAATCCTTCAGAAACAATTTGAACCTTAACTTGTATGATAAGCTCTCTttaatttctgcagccagcttggtACAAAACTGGAGCACCTATTTACATGAcacttaatataattattttatttagaactCATAATATCCTACAAAGTCATTATTTTAACTCTTACTCTTGAAAGTGGAGACTGAAACTCCAATTATGACATTTGTACAAAATTCTATGACTAGGACTGGTTGGATCAGGATTAGAATACAGGTAGGCTCAACTGACACCaaaatctttgttatttctatCTCTCAGTGTGGCCTTAATTATACACTACCATGAGTGggagaataaaaataatgacactgCCTAAGtcaccttggacaagtcacttttcTTGtatgttatcattttttaaaaatgtggtttctTCTCCAAAGCTGGGAAATATGTATATAAAGGttgatttcattgtattttatatttttatagtattatttaatatgtattatgtatttaataaagttatttcataaaaaggaaataatcatttACTAATACAAATAAGGATATGAAGCATTTCACATACCTCTGAGCCAGAACTTAGATTTTGGAGAGACTAGACATCATCTAATCTGGTCTTCTCATTTTCTAGATGAAGTATTTATGAGGAAGAGAGTGAGGGAGACCATTTGGCCAAAGTTGGGGGAAAGTTTGTGGCTGAGTTGCAACTCAGTTATTCTGATTTCCACTGGAATGCTTTTCCCTACTCATTTTGAGTTGTGAATAGCTGCTTTCCTGGCAGGCAAATTGTGAGTTTTGATAGCACAGACTATGGGGGTGGGATGCCTGCTGCAGACTCTTGGAAGCTGCTGCACAAAAGCCTTTTCAGGGCACGCTTCATCTCCTTGTTCCGCAAAGTATAAATGAACGGGTTGAGCATTGGAGTTATGATAGTGTAGAAGACAGCAGGGGCCCCAGCTCCTGCCTCGCTAGAGCGAGGCTGCAGGTAGATACAGACAGGTGGCACATAGTACAGGAGCACCACGGTCAGGTGGGCAGTGCAGGTGGAGAAGGCCCGCTGCCGGCCCTGGGCTGTGTGGATGCGCAACACAGCTGCCACGATGAAGGCATAGGAAATAACAATGAGGATCAGGCAGCCTGCAGCCACGATGCCAATGCTGGCAAGCATGACTAACTCATTAATGGTGGTGTCTGTACAGGCAAGCTTCAGGACAGGGGGGATGTCGCAGAAGAAGTAGGCGATGTGGCAAGGCCCGCAGTAGAGCAGGTGGAAGGTGAGAGTGGTGTGGATTGCAGCATGTGTGGCACCTATGGCCCAGGTGATTCCAGCCAGCACTGCACACATCTTTCTGTTCATGGCCACTGGGTAGTGCAGGGGTTGACAGATAGCCAAATAACGGTCATAGGCCATGACTGTGTACAGGAAGCACTCAGTGCTAGCCAGAAAGTGGAAGCAGTAAAGCTGTACAATACAGCCCTCAAAGGAGATCACCTTTCCATCCAGAGTCAGCTGCCCTGCCATGACCTTGGGCACTGTCACAGTAGACAAACAGGCATCCAAGAAGGAGAGGTGCCCCAGGAAGTGGTACATGGGTGAACGGAGGTGAGAGTCAGAGCCCACAGTTAGGAGGATGAGGAGATTCCCAGCCACGGTGATGCTGTagatgagaaggaagaggaggaagaagaggctaGGATGTTCAGCTGTGTACATTAAACCCTCCAGGAAGAAATGGCTCACCACAGTCTGGTTGGGGTTCTCTGTTGCCATGGTCATCTTCTCACACACAGAGCAGCTAGTCATCCCCTTTGCAACAAAAGTgacattaacagaataaattgCTGTATCCCTTTCCTAAAATATCATTACCCATCAAGCCATACCACCTTGGTCTTACCCAGTAAGCAAGAGAAAGATATACAGGTTCAACCCACAGTTTTGTTCTCTCTAGTGCTTCCTTGCTGCTCATTTCTTCATAATGAATCTTTCAATACAAGATCTGCAGTTTTGGTGAGACACATAAAGGACTGTAAGAATTATTTGCAGAAATGCACTCCCTAAATAATGGCAATAAATATACGGATTAGAAATCCTACACTCAATGAGTATTTTTTGCAAATATTCCAGAATTGTGATGCCTCTGCCCTCCTACTGTATATACTCTGCCATGCTGTAGATGTGAAAAGGCAGGGTGTTACAGCTGTGTCATCAAGGAGATGCAACCTGTCTTTGGGTAGGACTTGCCTAGAGTTTGTGTGCTATTACATCAGCCAGAAACACAGTAGCTCCACCCATTACGCACCCAGAGGAGTTCTCTGGAATTTCAGTCACCCACAATCCTCAAGTGTGTAAATATAAAGCCTTGGAGAGTAGACTGAATAATCATCAGGACAATTTGTTGGATACATTTTGTGTTTTCAtgtaaaactctgtttcaaaattttGGGGACTGTTTGCCTTTCCCTTTCTTGTTGAGCCTTTCCACTGGACTATAATTGAGATTTAAggatttctctttcattcttccaTCTTTTACTTCATAAACCTAACAGATGTTGCATTAGGTGAGAATTTTCTTTgaactgcttttttttcctgttgtctcTTTAATTTTCATGGATTTTACCTAAACCCACCTCTTCATATTTTACACCTAGATTTTCACAATTGCATTTTATGTCCCATCTCTTACTTACTCCCTGATGTACCAAATAATTCAGTATTCAACTATTTTGTGCCAGTCTTCTTAATAAAacaatttgaatatatattttttactgttcCCCACTGCCTAAGACATAAAGTGTGTCTCTGTCCTATATTCAGAGTCATCTGTAAGCTATTTCCATTATCATGAAAAAAACCTTTATCTTCTACAATCCCATAAAGAAACTCCTGTTATCCAGGGATGCTATTTGCCTCATATTCTCCTCAATTTTCCATAATCTCTCTCTGATCTTGTCATAGGATTCTTAGGATGTCATTTTTCCAgacagaaacctctgtggctggtggtgcCTCTGTTTGAGTTTTGCTCATGCCCACTGGGCTCTTTCCACTcacttggcctggcaggctgcacttgGCTTGTGCTACCAGCCTGGATCCCAAGCTAGCCAAGGGTAAAAGTGGTGAGAGGTATATGAGTGAGCAAACACAGAATTCCAGTCACTGTAcacagccaggcacactggctgtTGTGGTGGGGCAGGCAGCTACAGGTGCCAGCAGAAACATGGACTTCATGTGAGGCTGCAGTTGGACCAGGCATACTGCAAGTGGCTTCCACTGCATCCAGGGCACCAGCATCTGGACGAGGGGAATGTGGTGGCACCCAAAAGCTTAGAGTTGCCAGGAACTGCAGAGTCCCAATGAAGGTAGTACAGTCTGTCATAGCCCTGGCTCAGGGAGTCCTGAGGTCTGGGCTTCCAGaagctcttctctctttctcatcaCCCGCAATGAAGCAAATCAGGGGGTGAGTTTTGGGGGTGTGTTTCAGCCCATTTTTGTTACAGCCCTTTCAGTCCCACCACCCCACTCTGACCTACAGCTTGTGAGCTGGCCTGGCCTCGCCACTGCTTCCTGTCCTGTGGGATGGCTACCCAGCACTGGCAGAGGGTGGGAGGGCTATAGTTTTTACAGCAGCTCTGGCTTGCATAATCCTGACGTCTGAGCCATGAGAAGGATCaccactttttattttcatagtccAGGAACATGTCACCACCCACAGCTTGGCAAGTGTGCCAGGAACATGTTACACCACTTTTGGCTCTTGCCATTTGCTGGGTTCTGTGTTCTTCTcttgcatccaggaagaatgaggataTATGGACAACTGGAGGGGGAGCAAGGTGCAGAGGAGCTTTATAAAGCAAAACAACAGCTCGCAGGATA
Encoded here:
- the OR10S1 gene encoding olfactory receptor 10S1, encoding MTSCSVCEKMTMATENPNQTVVSHFFLEGLMYTAEHPSLFFLLFLLIYSITVAGNLLILLTVGSDSHLRSPMYHFLGHLSFLDACLSTVTVPKVMAGQLTLDGKVISFEGCIVQLYCFHFLASTECFLYTVMAYDRYLAICQPLHYPVAMNRKMCAVLAGITWAIGATHAAIHTTLTFHLLYCGPCHIAYFFCDIPPVLKLACTDTTINELVMLASIGIVAAGCLILIVISYAFIVAAVLRIHTAQGRQRAFSTCTAHLTVVLLYYVPPVCIYLQPRSSEAGAGAPAVFYTIITPMLNPFIYTLRNKEMKRALKRLLCSSFQESAAGIPPP